The following is a genomic window from bacterium.
AATGCCTCGCAAAGACAGGGATATTGCATAAAACAGAGGGATATTATAAGCTGTTCATGCACGCTTCTATAGACCTCTGGCTCAGCTGAAGCCGCGTGATTGCAAAGCAATTTTACGCGGTAAATCGCTGAATAAGCCCAGACGAGGAAGTATTACCAGTGCTATAGCAGAATTCCGTTTGTTTCAGTGAAATGATCGGCGGGCTCCCATCTTTGCCAAGGCTACGGTGGGCAGGCGCAAAGACTGCTATAACTCATGGTTTGGTCTTAGGATGACGCGTCGCGTCTCATTTTTTAATTTAGATTGAATGGCACTAACGAAAGGCGAGAAGAAAGTCCTCGCGTCTGATATTGCTGTAAAGATCAATGATGCCAAAGGTGCCGCCGTGTTTTCTTTTAAGAAACTCACGGTGTCCGAGAGCGCCAAATTGCGTCGCGAATTGCGAAAAACCGGTGGCCGAGTACAGGTCATCAAAAAAAGAGTTTTTCGTGCCGCGGCACAAAGCGTGGGTATCACCGCGGATTTTGCCAAAGTGCAAGGTTCGGTAGCGGTAACCTGGAGCGATACCGATATGGTGTCGCCGGCCAAGGCCAGCTTCGATTTCGTGAAAACGCACGAGGGAGCAAGCTTGGTGGCAGGTTTACTTGAAGGAACAGCAATTACGCGCGAGCAAGTGGAGAGTTTGGCTTTGCTTCCGGGCAAGGATCAACTAAGAGCGCAATTGGTGGGAACACTGATCGCGCCGGTAAGAGCTTTCGCAGGAGTTCTCTCTGGTACCCTTCGGGGATTACCTGTAGTTTTGCAGGCAATTGCCGATAAGCAGGGCGCATAATCTAAATCATTAATTATTACAAAATATATGTCAGACGAAGTAAAAGACGAAGCGGTAGCAGTACCGGAAAAGTTTAAAGATATGGTCGCCACTATTGAAAAAATGTCCGTTTTGGACTTGGCGGAATTAGTCAAAGTTTTGGAAAAGAAATTCGGCGTATCGGCCGCTGCTCCAATGGCGATGGCTGCTCCGGCCGCCGCAGGGGCAGGCGCCGCTGTTGTTGAAGAAAAGACCGAATTCAATGTTGAATTGACCGCTTGTGGCGTAAACAAAATTGCCGTGATTAAGATCGTACGCGAAATTACCGGCAAAGGTTTGAAGGAAGCCAAAGATATGGTCGATAAGGCTCCGCAAGTAGTTAAAGAAGGCGCGGATAAAGCAACGGCCGAAGATATCAAGAAAAAGTTAGAAGAAGCAGGAGCGACTGTAGTACTAAAGTAGATAATATAAAACAAGCCCCGCGGGGCTTGTTTTATATTATCTACTTAATTTCAAATATCTAATTCCTAATTTCTAATGAAATTACATAATGACAAAAAACGCGCGTCATTAGAAATTACCTGTCGGCCATAGCTTTAGCGACGGCTGAGATATTAGTAATTAGAAATTACTGCTTAATTTGTCGCTACTGGAGTGGGGGTTATTATGGGGGCTTTCAGTTGCACAGAATATACTCTCGTCTCATCCAAAACATACAAAGTTTCTTCTTTACTGCTGATGGCGATGTCGCGTAATTCTTTCGTGTTTGGGAAGACAAATTGGTTAGTGAGATTGCCAACTGTGTCATAAACTAATACGCGTTTTTGGGCTTGATCTAAGACATACAAATGTTTGATTCCGTCATAGATTAAAAGACGAGATGGTTTTACGACCGGTGTGGTCATGTTTTCTTGTTTGAATTCTACAGGCTTTCCTTTTAGCATTTTAACAATTTTTCCATCATCCATGAGCAAGTAAATATAACCATCTACACCCATTCCCGTGGCGCGTTCAACGGAAACAGACTTATCGGTAAGCCAAGCATTGCCACCATCATAACCGGACAGTGTCTTACTAAACCCGTAGATTATCTTTTGAGCAGTTGAAAGCAGATAGAGACGACTTCCAAAAATGCTGGAGGCATCGATACTTTTTAATCCGGTGGGTAATTTTACTTCTTGTTTCAAAAGTTCCGAGCGTTGTGTATCGAACATCGCCAGGCCCGGCGTGTCAGTGGTGAAAAGAATGGATTTTTCGGCAAATAGGGGAGTGGCACCGCGGAAATAGCCAATGCCTTGCGATGTTTGTGAGGCAACCTTTGTTTCTTTGGTGTCTAGATTGAGACTATAAATGGCGTTCGTGACAGGATCGAAAGTAAAGACATTGCGTTCAATATTGACCATCGCCGGGGTTTTAAGTGTTCCCGCGATACTGGCAAAATCGCCCGCCAGGTTTGGTGTGTTAATCCGGGTTACTTTTTCCATTCGGTCTTGAATTTCTTGGATTGAAACGATGAGTTTGTCGGATTCGTCTTTATAGTAGCCACTTTTATTAATTTGATTTGCTAAATTGAGGGCTTCCTGCAGGTCGATTTTTGCTTTCTGTTGATTATTGTAGATCAAAGCAGAATCGGCATTGTCTTTTTTGGCGCGTGCCTGCTCGAGTTGTTGGGCAACTCCATTGATCGCGGTATCCACCTTCTTCTTTTGTGAGAGAGCGCGGACGCCAAAAATGAATATAATAATGAAAACAATTACCACCGCCAAGAGAATTTTGGTTGTTTTTGGCGCGTTTTTGAAACTAAACAACGGCTTTAAAAATTTGCGCGTGAAATTAAGTAGGGGGAAGACAAAACGTTTTACCAAACTTT
Proteins encoded in this region:
- the rplJ gene encoding 50S ribosomal protein L10, yielding MALTKGEKKVLASDIAVKINDAKGAAVFSFKKLTVSESAKLRRELRKTGGRVQVIKKRVFRAAAQSVGITADFAKVQGSVAVTWSDTDMVSPAKASFDFVKTHEGASLVAGLLEGTAITREQVESLALLPGKDQLRAQLVGTLIAPVRAFAGVLSGTLRGLPVVLQAIADKQGA
- the rplL gene encoding 50S ribosomal protein L7/L12, with amino-acid sequence MSDEVKDEAVAVPEKFKDMVATIEKMSVLDLAELVKVLEKKFGVSAAAPMAMAAPAAAGAGAAVVEEKTEFNVELTACGVNKIAVIKIVREITGKGLKEAKDMVDKAPQVVKEGADKATAEDIKKKLEEAGATVVLK